One stretch of Streptomyces hygroscopicus DNA includes these proteins:
- a CDS encoding aromatic ring-opening dioxygenase LigA, with product MKDRRKVRAGLAAVAALCAVTAAPGTSLADGAAGARAYETRGTRISGADADSGAPSLAVGRTYVDSVGPGEKRYYGVTLDTKSAAYVSAVAAPRPGADVTSYRDGVKVTLESPDGGVCGTAAPKIETNGVAYPLADYASRQIDSGPASCHQAGRYVVTVERQDGSPDPERWPVELRVMVEPPVKGGATGAAPEGSWSTPAPKPPDGTPWPRRGGRGFTDAPTLGSGVWKDEIMPGETHFYRVPVDWGQRLTAAAELSADGKDQSTRLLDRALAMHAYNPARGLAKRGIPAAQDGESPRTQVATAPVAYGNRYANTGSTVRAMSFSGGYFLAVTLNPPQVAPHLNGPVPVVLRVRVAGSARGGPSYDKDPVEAGFGLTAADRKVAKRHPDAADDDRMASPGSGSADSKKTALRVVGYAGIGTGTALVLGLGVWTLAARRRAAAQRYGPPPGW from the coding sequence ATGAAGGACCGCCGCAAGGTCAGGGCCGGTCTCGCCGCGGTGGCGGCACTGTGCGCGGTGACCGCGGCACCGGGGACGTCCCTCGCCGACGGCGCCGCCGGGGCCCGGGCGTACGAGACCCGCGGCACCCGGATATCCGGCGCCGACGCTGACTCGGGCGCCCCGTCCCTGGCGGTCGGCCGCACCTATGTCGACAGCGTCGGGCCGGGCGAGAAGCGGTACTACGGCGTGACGCTCGACACGAAGTCGGCCGCCTATGTCTCGGCCGTCGCGGCGCCCCGGCCCGGTGCGGACGTGACCTCGTACCGCGATGGCGTGAAGGTGACACTGGAGAGCCCTGACGGGGGCGTCTGCGGCACCGCCGCCCCGAAGATCGAAACCAATGGCGTCGCCTATCCCCTCGCCGACTACGCCTCCCGCCAGATCGACTCCGGCCCGGCCTCCTGCCATCAGGCGGGGCGCTATGTGGTGACGGTGGAGCGCCAGGACGGGTCACCGGACCCGGAGCGCTGGCCTGTGGAGCTCCGGGTGATGGTGGAGCCACCGGTGAAGGGCGGGGCCACGGGAGCGGCTCCGGAGGGGAGTTGGAGCACACCGGCACCCAAGCCGCCGGACGGCACTCCCTGGCCGCGGCGCGGCGGACGCGGGTTCACCGACGCGCCGACCCTGGGGAGCGGGGTGTGGAAGGACGAGATCATGCCGGGGGAGACGCATTTCTACCGGGTGCCCGTCGACTGGGGGCAGCGCCTCACCGCCGCCGCCGAACTGTCCGCCGACGGCAAGGACCAGAGCACCCGTCTGCTCGACCGCGCCCTGGCGATGCACGCGTACAACCCGGCGCGCGGGCTCGCCAAGCGGGGCATCCCCGCCGCGCAGGACGGCGAATCGCCCCGCACCCAGGTGGCCACCGCGCCGGTGGCCTACGGAAACAGGTATGCCAACACCGGCTCCACGGTCCGCGCGATGAGCTTCAGCGGTGGGTACTTCCTGGCGGTCACCCTCAACCCGCCGCAGGTGGCACCGCATCTGAACGGCCCGGTGCCGGTCGTCCTGCGGGTACGGGTCGCGGGCTCCGCGCGTGGCGGGCCCAGCTACGACAAGGACCCGGTCGAGGCGGGGTTCGGCCTCACGGCGGCCGACCGGAAGGTGGCCAAGCGCCATCCGGACGCCGCGGACGACGACCGGATGGCGAGTCCTGGCTCCGGGAGCGCCGACTCGAAGAAGACCGCGCTGCGGGTGGTGGGGTACGCGGGGATCGGCACGGGGACGGCCCTGGTGCTCGGGCTCGGCGTGTGGACGCTCGCCGCCCGGCGCCGGGCGGCGGCGCAGCGGTACGGGCCGCCGCCCGGGTGGTAG
- a CDS encoding DNA gyrase subunit A, producing the protein MADENTPNTPNELTPDEVAEGAALRVEPVGLETEMQRSYLDYAMSVIVSRALPDVRDGLKPVHRRVLYAMYDGGYRPEKGFYKCARVVGDVMGTYHPHGDSSIYDALVRLAQPWSMRMPLVDSNGNFGSPGNDPAAAMRYTECKMDPLAMEMLRDIDEETVDFQDNYDGRNQEPTVLPARIPNLLVNGSAGIAVGMATNIPPHNLREVAEGAQWFLANPQATQEELLEALIDRIKGPDFPTGALVVGRKGIEEAYRTGRGSITMRAVVEVEEIQGRQCLVVTELPYQVNPDNLAQKIADLVKDGKVGGIADVRDETSSRTGQRLVIVLKRDAVAKVVLNNLYKHTDLQTNFGANMLALVDGVPRTLSLDAFIRNWVTHQIEVIVRRTRFRLRKAEERAHILRGLLKALDAIDEVIALIRRSDTVDTARGGLMGLLEIDEIQANAILEMQLRRLAALERQKIIQEHDELQSKIDEYNAILASPERQRQIISEELTAIVEKFGDDRRTKLVPFDGDMSIEDLIAEEDIVVTITRGGYVKRTKTEDYRSQKRGGKGVRGTKLKQDDIVSHFFVSTTHHWLLFFTNKGRVYRAKAYELPDAGREARGQHVANLLAFQPDEKIARILAIRDYEAVPYLVLATKSGLVKKTPLKDYDSPRSGGVIAINLREMEDGREDELIGAELVSSADDLLLISRKAQSIRFTATDESLRPMGRATSGVKGMSFREHDELLSMNVVRPGTFVFTATDGGYAKRTNVDEYRVQGRGGLGIKAAKIVEDRGSLVGALVVEETDEILAITLSGGVIRTRVNEVRETGRDTMGVQLINLGKRDAVVGIARNAEAGREAEEVEEDSATGSAPAEEAASEAVEGTPPPADETEE; encoded by the coding sequence ATGGCCGACGAGAACACCCCGAACACGCCCAATGAACTGACCCCCGACGAGGTCGCCGAAGGCGCCGCACTCCGCGTCGAGCCGGTCGGCCTCGAGACGGAGATGCAGCGCTCGTACCTCGATTACGCGATGAGCGTGATCGTCAGCCGTGCGCTGCCCGACGTCCGGGACGGCCTCAAGCCGGTGCACCGCCGGGTGCTGTACGCGATGTACGACGGCGGGTACCGGCCCGAGAAGGGCTTCTACAAGTGCGCCCGCGTCGTCGGCGACGTCATGGGCACCTACCATCCGCACGGCGACTCGTCGATCTACGACGCCCTGGTGCGGCTCGCTCAGCCGTGGTCCATGCGGATGCCGCTGGTCGACTCCAACGGCAACTTCGGCTCCCCGGGCAATGACCCCGCGGCGGCCATGCGGTACACCGAGTGCAAGATGGACCCGCTGGCCATGGAGATGCTCCGGGACATCGACGAGGAGACCGTCGATTTCCAGGACAACTACGACGGCCGTAACCAGGAGCCGACGGTCCTCCCGGCTCGTATCCCGAACCTGCTGGTCAACGGCTCGGCGGGGATCGCGGTCGGCATGGCCACCAATATCCCGCCGCACAATCTGCGCGAGGTCGCCGAGGGCGCCCAGTGGTTCCTGGCCAATCCGCAGGCCACTCAGGAGGAGCTGCTCGAGGCCCTGATCGACCGGATCAAGGGCCCGGACTTCCCGACCGGCGCGCTGGTCGTCGGCCGTAAGGGCATCGAGGAGGCGTACCGCACCGGGCGCGGCTCGATCACGATGCGCGCGGTCGTGGAGGTCGAGGAGATCCAGGGCCGGCAGTGCCTGGTGGTCACCGAGCTGCCGTACCAGGTGAACCCGGACAACCTCGCGCAGAAGATCGCCGACCTGGTGAAGGACGGCAAGGTCGGAGGCATCGCCGACGTCCGCGACGAGACCTCCTCGCGCACCGGCCAGCGCCTGGTCATCGTGCTCAAGCGGGACGCGGTCGCCAAGGTCGTCCTCAACAACCTCTACAAGCACACCGATCTGCAGACCAACTTCGGCGCCAACATGCTGGCGCTGGTCGACGGTGTGCCGCGCACCCTCTCGCTGGACGCGTTCATCCGCAACTGGGTGACCCACCAGATCGAGGTCATCGTCCGCCGGACCCGCTTCCGGCTGCGCAAGGCCGAGGAGCGGGCGCACATCCTGCGCGGTCTGCTCAAGGCCCTGGACGCGATCGACGAGGTCATCGCGCTGATCCGGCGCAGCGACACGGTGGACACCGCGCGCGGGGGCCTGATGGGCCTGCTGGAGATCGACGAGATCCAGGCGAACGCGATCCTGGAGATGCAGCTGCGGCGGCTGGCCGCCCTGGAGCGTCAGAAGATCATCCAGGAGCATGACGAGCTGCAGTCCAAGATCGACGAGTACAACGCGATCCTGGCCTCGCCCGAGCGGCAGCGGCAGATCATCAGCGAGGAGCTGACCGCGATCGTCGAGAAGTTCGGCGACGACCGGCGCACCAAGCTGGTGCCCTTCGACGGTGACATGTCCATCGAGGACCTGATCGCCGAGGAGGACATCGTCGTCACGATCACGCGTGGCGGCTATGTGAAGCGCACCAAGACCGAGGACTACCGCTCCCAGAAGCGCGGCGGCAAGGGCGTGCGCGGGACGAAGCTGAAGCAGGACGACATCGTCTCCCACTTCTTCGTCTCGACCACTCACCACTGGCTGCTGTTCTTCACCAACAAGGGCCGGGTCTACCGGGCGAAGGCGTACGAGCTGCCGGACGCCGGCCGGGAGGCGCGCGGCCAGCATGTCGCGAATCTGCTGGCGTTCCAGCCCGATGAGAAGATCGCGCGGATCCTGGCCATCCGGGACTACGAGGCGGTGCCGTATCTGGTGCTCGCCACCAAGTCCGGCCTGGTGAAGAAGACCCCGCTGAAGGACTACGACTCGCCCCGCTCGGGCGGCGTGATCGCGATCAACCTCCGGGAGATGGAGGACGGCCGCGAGGACGAGCTGATCGGTGCCGAGCTGGTGTCCTCCGCGGACGATCTGCTGCTGATCAGCAGGAAGGCCCAGTCCATCCGGTTCACCGCGACGGACGAGTCGCTGCGGCCGATGGGGCGCGCGACCTCCGGTGTGAAGGGAATGAGCTTCCGCGAGCACGATGAACTCCTCTCGATGAATGTCGTCCGGCCCGGTACGTTCGTGTTCACCGCCACCGACGGCGGGTACGCGAAGCGGACCAACGTCGACGAGTACCGCGTCCAGGGGCGCGGCGGCCTCGGGATCAAGGCAGCGAAGATCGTCGAGGACCGTGGTTCCCTGGTCGGGGCGCTGGTGGTCGAGGAGACCGATGAGATCCTCGCCATCACGCTCAGCGGTGGCGTGATCCGTACCCGGGTCAATGAGGTCAGGGAGACGGGCCGTGACACCATGGGCGTCCAACTGATCAACCTGGGCAAGCGCGATGCCGTCGTCGGCATCGCCCGGAACGCCGAGGCCGGTCGTGAGGCTGAAGAGGTCGAGGAAGATTCCGCGACCGGGAGCGCGCCAGCCGAGGAGGCCGCGTCCGAGGCGGTCGAGGGCACACCGCCCCCGGCCGACGAGACCGAGGAGTAA
- a CDS encoding recombinase RecF yields the protein MHVTHLSLADFRSYTRAEVALDPGVTAFVGPNGQGKTNLVEAVGYLATLGSHRVSSDAPLVRMGAERAVVRAAVVQGDRQQLIELELNPGKANRARINRSSQVRPRDVLGILRSVLFAPEDLALVKGDPGERRRFLDELITARAPRMAGVRSDYDRVLKQRNTLLKTAALARRHGSRSGGGDAALSTLDVWDQHLARAGAELLAQRLDLIAVLQPLADKAYEQLAPGGGPVLLEYRGSAGEGLADAGGREELYELLMAALTEARKQEIERGVTLVGPHRDDLVLKLGRLPAKGYASHGESWSYALALRLASYDLLRTEAGEPVLVLDDVFAELDERRRERLAELVAPGEQVLVTAAVEDDVPQVLSGTRYAVSEGEVRRV from the coding sequence ATGCACGTCACGCATCTCTCGCTCGCCGACTTCCGCTCGTACACCCGGGCCGAGGTGGCACTCGACCCGGGCGTCACGGCCTTCGTCGGGCCCAACGGCCAGGGCAAGACCAATCTCGTCGAGGCCGTCGGCTATCTCGCCACCCTCGGCAGCCACCGGGTCTCCTCGGACGCCCCGCTGGTGCGCATGGGCGCGGAGCGGGCCGTGGTCCGGGCCGCGGTCGTCCAGGGCGACCGGCAGCAGTTGATCGAGCTCGAGCTCAACCCGGGCAAGGCCAATCGCGCCCGTATCAATCGGTCCTCGCAGGTCAGACCGCGTGATGTGCTGGGGATCCTGCGGTCGGTGCTGTTCGCGCCCGAGGATCTGGCCCTGGTCAAGGGCGATCCGGGCGAGCGCCGGCGCTTCCTCGACGAGCTGATCACCGCGCGGGCGCCCCGGATGGCCGGGGTCCGCTCCGACTACGACCGGGTGCTCAAGCAGCGCAACACCCTGCTGAAGACCGCGGCCCTGGCCCGGCGGCACGGTTCGCGCAGTGGCGGCGGCGACGCGGCCCTGTCCACGCTCGACGTCTGGGACCAGCATCTGGCCCGGGCCGGTGCCGAGTTGCTCGCGCAGCGGCTCGATCTGATCGCCGTGCTCCAGCCGCTCGCCGACAAGGCGTACGAGCAGCTCGCCCCGGGCGGCGGCCCCGTGCTGCTGGAGTACCGCGGCTCGGCCGGTGAGGGGCTGGCCGACGCGGGCGGCCGCGAGGAGCTGTACGAGCTGCTGATGGCCGCCCTCACCGAGGCCCGTAAGCAGGAGATCGAGCGCGGGGTCACGCTGGTGGGCCCGCACCGCGACGACCTGGTCCTCAAGCTGGGCCGGCTCCCGGCGAAGGGCTACGCCAGCCATGGCGAGTCCTGGTCGTACGCCCTCGCCCTGCGGCTGGCCTCCTACGATCTGCTGCGCACCGAGGCGGGCGAGCCGGTGCTGGTGCTCGACGACGTCTTCGCGGAGCTGGACGAGCGGCGCCGGGAGCGGCTGGCCGAGCTGGTCGCCCCCGGGGAGCAGGTGCTGGTGACCGCGGCGGTGGAGGATGACGTTCCGCAGGTGCTGTCCGGCACGCGCTATGCGGTGTCCGAGGGCGAGGTGCGGCGCGTATGA
- a CDS encoding Ser/Thr protein kinase: MGEIFAGRYELVDPIGRGGVGAVWRVWDHRRRRYVAAKVLQQRDAHTLLRFVREQALRIDHPHVLAPASWAADDDKVLFTMDLVGGGSFAHLIGDYGPLPPRYVCTLLDQLLSGLAAVHAEGVVHRDIKPANILLESTGTGRPHVRLGDFGIALTKGEPRLTEANYVMGTPGYFAPEQMMGDEPDFPADLFAVGLVTLYLLNAHKPDAEALVKLFEQGVPNAPTGVPEPLWQVIAGLLQPDPEDRFRTATGARKALATAVDLLPEADLDDDAIEVFDHLGPLPAGFDHNGPTRPRRRHAKTDPPRENGANGAAPSRPQPTADAGPTTDAGPTAEASAPQPAAPQPSMSDTGSFTLPPPLPRTDQPGTPHTEPPPGQAPHTGAPGAPSSGVPHAEPPHAQTPLSRTPPPQPAGPPTPTPPPPTARPATPPPPVQRPSMPRSMPHPLTPPTPSTAAPLPPAQPPVHHPHHAQQPPHPVQPVHHAHPHTPTPASAPTAAPSPTPTPTPTPTPTPTPTPTPPPRDFPSTRPYTAERPRVPSTTRRRPGPSRKAALSILIVAAVCFAVGAWALVAAG, encoded by the coding sequence ATGGGTGAGATCTTCGCGGGCCGGTACGAGCTGGTGGACCCGATCGGGCGTGGGGGCGTGGGCGCCGTATGGCGCGTCTGGGACCACCGCCGCAGACGGTACGTGGCAGCGAAGGTGCTTCAGCAACGTGACGCCCATACGCTGCTGCGCTTCGTCCGGGAACAGGCCCTGCGGATCGATCACCCCCATGTGCTGGCGCCGGCGAGCTGGGCGGCCGACGACGACAAGGTGCTGTTCACCATGGATCTGGTGGGCGGCGGCTCGTTCGCCCATCTCATCGGGGACTACGGCCCGCTGCCGCCCCGCTATGTGTGCACCCTGCTCGACCAGCTGCTCTCCGGACTGGCCGCGGTCCACGCCGAGGGCGTGGTGCACCGGGACATCAAACCCGCGAACATCCTGCTGGAATCCACCGGGACCGGGCGGCCGCATGTCCGGCTGGGCGACTTCGGCATCGCGCTGACCAAGGGCGAGCCGCGCCTCACCGAGGCCAACTACGTGATGGGCACGCCGGGTTACTTCGCGCCCGAGCAGATGATGGGCGACGAACCGGACTTCCCGGCGGACCTCTTCGCCGTGGGGCTGGTGACGCTCTATCTGCTCAACGCGCACAAGCCGGACGCGGAGGCGCTCGTCAAACTCTTCGAGCAGGGAGTGCCGAACGCGCCCACGGGGGTGCCCGAACCTCTGTGGCAGGTGATCGCGGGTCTGCTGCAGCCGGACCCCGAGGACCGCTTCCGCACCGCCACGGGAGCGCGGAAGGCGCTGGCGACGGCCGTCGACCTGCTGCCCGAGGCCGACCTGGACGACGACGCCATAGAGGTCTTCGACCATCTCGGGCCGCTGCCCGCCGGGTTCGACCACAACGGACCGACCCGGCCGCGCCGCCGCCACGCGAAGACGGACCCACCCCGAGAGAACGGCGCGAACGGCGCGGCGCCCTCCCGGCCCCAGCCCACCGCCGACGCGGGCCCCACCACCGACGCGGGCCCCACCGCCGAGGCGTCCGCACCCCAGCCGGCCGCCCCACAGCCGTCCATGTCCGACACCGGCAGCTTCACCCTCCCGCCGCCGCTCCCCCGGACCGACCAGCCAGGGACGCCGCACACCGAGCCCCCGCCCGGCCAGGCCCCGCACACCGGGGCTCCCGGGGCTCCGTCCTCCGGCGTCCCACACGCCGAGCCCCCGCACGCCCAGACGCCCCTGAGCCGGACCCCACCGCCCCAGCCCGCGGGCCCTCCGACTCCAACACCCCCGCCGCCGACCGCCCGGCCCGCGACTCCGCCCCCGCCGGTCCAGCGGCCGTCGATGCCGCGGTCGATGCCCCACCCACTGACCCCGCCGACCCCCTCGACGGCGGCCCCGCTGCCACCGGCACAGCCGCCCGTGCACCATCCGCACCACGCACAGCAGCCCCCACACCCCGTACAGCCGGTGCACCACGCACACCCGCATACGCCCACCCCCGCTTCCGCTCCGACCGCGGCTCCCTCGCCGACACCGACGCCAACGCCGACACCCACGCCGACTCCGACCCCGACACCAACGCCGCCCCCGCGTGACTTCCCTTCTACTCGTCCATACACCGCCGAGCGGCCGCGGGTTCCCTCGACGACGCGGCGACGCCCCGGGCCGTCCCGGAAAGCGGCGCTCTCGATCCTGATCGTCGCGGCGGTGTGCTTCGCCGTCGGCGCATGGGCGCTGGTGGCAGCGGGCTGA
- a CDS encoding DNA gyrase subunit B, whose amino-acid sequence MLCQKGRFVADSGNPIENIPSTPDSEALASPSYDASAITVLEGLEAVRKRPGMYIGSTGERGLHHLVQEVVDNSVDEAMAGHADSIEVTILADGGVRVVDNGRGIPVGIVPSEGKPAVEVVLTVLHAGGKFGGGGYAVSGGLHGVGVSVVNALSSKVSVEVKTDGYRWTQDYKTGAPTAPLARNEATEETGTTVTFWADPDVFETTEYSFETLARRFQEMAFLNKGLSISLKDEREAHVDEEGKPLSVKYHYEGGIVDFVTYLNSRKGELVHPTVIGFEAEDKERMLSLEIAMQWNTQYTEGVYSFANTIHTHEGGTHEEGFRAALTYLINKYARDKKLLRERDDNLTGEDIREGLTAIISVKLGEPQFEGQTKTKLGNTEAKTFVQKIVNEHLADWLDRYPNEAADIVRKGIQAATARVAARKARDLTRRKGLLETASLPGKLSDCQSNDPSKCEIFIVEGDSAGGSAKSGRNPQYQAILPIRGKILNVEKARVDKILQNNEVQALISAFGTGVHEDFDIDKLRYHKIILMADADVDGQHINTLLLTFLFRFMRPLVEAGHVFLSRPPLYKIKWGRDDFEYAYSDRERDALIQVGREQGKRIRDDSVQRFKGLGEMNAEELRVTTMDPDHRVLGQVTLDDAAQADDLFSVLMGEDVEARRSFIQRNAKDVRFLDI is encoded by the coding sequence GTGCTGTGCCAGAAAGGGCGCTTCGTGGCCGATTCCGGCAACCCCATCGAAAACATCCCGTCCACGCCCGACAGCGAGGCCCTGGCTTCGCCGTCGTACGACGCCAGTGCGATCACCGTCCTGGAGGGGCTGGAGGCGGTCCGCAAGCGACCCGGTATGTACATCGGTTCCACCGGTGAGCGCGGCCTCCACCATCTCGTCCAAGAGGTCGTCGACAACTCCGTCGACGAGGCCATGGCCGGTCACGCGGACAGCATCGAGGTCACGATCCTCGCCGACGGCGGCGTCCGCGTCGTGGACAACGGCCGCGGGATCCCGGTGGGCATCGTCCCCTCGGAGGGGAAGCCGGCCGTGGAGGTCGTGCTGACCGTGCTGCACGCGGGCGGCAAGTTCGGCGGCGGCGGCTACGCCGTCTCCGGCGGTCTGCACGGCGTCGGCGTCTCCGTCGTCAACGCCCTGTCCTCGAAGGTGTCGGTCGAGGTCAAGACGGACGGCTACCGCTGGACCCAGGACTACAAGACGGGAGCGCCGACCGCGCCCCTGGCCCGGAACGAGGCCACGGAGGAGACCGGCACCACGGTCACCTTCTGGGCGGACCCGGACGTCTTCGAGACCACCGAGTACTCCTTCGAGACGCTGGCCCGGCGCTTCCAGGAGATGGCGTTCCTCAACAAGGGCCTGTCGATCTCGCTCAAGGACGAGCGCGAGGCCCATGTGGACGAGGAGGGCAAGCCGCTCTCCGTGAAGTACCACTACGAGGGCGGCATCGTCGACTTCGTCACCTACCTCAACTCCCGCAAGGGTGAGCTGGTCCACCCCACGGTGATCGGGTTCGAGGCCGAGGACAAGGAGCGGATGCTCTCCCTCGAGATCGCGATGCAGTGGAACACCCAGTACACCGAGGGTGTCTACAGCTTCGCGAACACCATCCACACCCATGAGGGCGGCACCCACGAGGAGGGCTTCCGCGCCGCGCTGACGTACCTGATCAACAAGTACGCGCGCGACAAGAAGCTGCTCCGGGAGCGCGACGACAACCTCACCGGTGAGGACATCCGCGAGGGTCTGACCGCGATCATCTCGGTCAAGCTGGGCGAGCCGCAGTTCGAGGGCCAGACCAAGACCAAGCTGGGCAACACGGAGGCCAAGACCTTCGTCCAGAAGATCGTCAACGAGCATCTCGCCGACTGGCTGGACCGCTACCCCAATGAGGCGGCGGACATCGTCCGCAAGGGGATCCAGGCGGCGACGGCCCGGGTCGCGGCCCGTAAGGCGCGGGATCTGACCCGCCGTAAGGGGCTGCTGGAGACCGCGTCGCTGCCGGGCAAGCTGAGCGACTGCCAGTCCAATGACCCGTCGAAGTGCGAGATCTTCATCGTCGAGGGTGACTCCGCCGGCGGCTCGGCCAAGTCCGGCCGTAACCCGCAGTATCAGGCGATCCTCCCGATCCGCGGCAAGATCCTGAACGTCGAGAAGGCCCGGGTCGACAAGATCCTCCAGAACAACGAGGTCCAGGCGCTGATCTCCGCCTTCGGCACCGGGGTGCACGAGGACTTCGACATCGACAAGCTCCGCTATCACAAGATCATTCTGATGGCGGACGCCGATGTCGACGGCCAGCACATCAACACCCTGCTGCTGACCTTCCTCTTCCGCTTCATGCGCCCGCTGGTCGAGGCTGGGCATGTCTTCCTGTCCCGTCCGCCGCTCTACAAGATCAAGTGGGGCCGGGACGACTTCGAGTACGCGTACTCGGACCGGGAGCGGGACGCGCTGATCCAGGTCGGCCGTGAACAGGGCAAGCGCATCAGGGACGACTCGGTCCAGCGCTTCAAGGGTCTGGGCGAGATGAACGCCGAAGAGCTGCGGGTCACCACGATGGACCCCGACCACCGCGTCCTGGGCCAGGTCACCCTGGACGACGCGGCGCAGGCCGACGACCTGTTCTCGGTCCTGATGGGTGAGGACGTCGAGGCACGGCGCTCGTTCATCCAGCGCAACGCCAAGGATGTCCGCTTCCTCGACATCTGA
- a CDS encoding DNA-binding protein, which translates to MDATQQDATARARELQRSWYGEPLGALFRRLIDDLGLNQARLAAVLGLSAPMLSQLMSGQRAKIGNPAVVQRVQALQELSSQAADGRVSAAEAAERMEEIKKSAGGSVLNSTQSTATSTGAPTVRRVVREIQSLLRSVAAAGDIIDAADSLAPTHPELAEFLRVYGAGRTADAVAHYEAHQS; encoded by the coding sequence ATGGACGCAACACAGCAGGATGCCACCGCGCGCGCACGGGAGCTTCAGCGCAGCTGGTACGGGGAACCGCTGGGGGCGCTCTTTCGCCGTCTCATCGATGACCTCGGTCTGAACCAAGCCCGTCTCGCCGCCGTGCTCGGGCTGTCCGCGCCCATGCTCTCGCAGCTCATGAGCGGCCAGCGCGCCAAGATCGGCAACCCCGCCGTAGTCCAGCGGGTGCAGGCGCTGCAGGAGCTGTCCAGCCAGGCGGCGGACGGCAGGGTCAGCGCCGCCGAGGCCGCCGAGCGCATGGAGGAGATCAAGAAGTCCGCGGGCGGCTCGGTCCTCAACTCCACCCAGTCCACGGCGACGAGCACGGGCGCCCCGACCGTTCGGCGAGTGGTGCGCGAGATCCAGTCGCTGCTGCGGTCCGTGGCGGCCGCGGGGGACATCATCGATGCCGCCGACTCCCTCGCCCCGACCCACCCCGAGCTGGCAGAGTTTCTCCGTGTGTACGGCGCCGGGCGGACCGCCGATGCGGTCGCCCACTACGAGGCGCACCAGAGCTGA